In bacterium, a single window of DNA contains:
- a CDS encoding acyl-CoA dehydrogenase family protein, with translation MQFGYTEDQQMVRETVRQFAETELLPGATARDKSKEFPWDAWNKWRELGFTGMTIPEQYGGQPLDDISESIVIEELSRCDASFAVCMAVHAGLTGKTIVNWGSEEQKQKYLPKMASGEWIACYSLSEAGSGSDAASLKCRADKQGDKYIINGTKLWVTNGKIADLVVLFARTDQSAKPAKGISCFLVEKNTPGITVSKTEDKLGIRASDTAEMVYENVEVPAENLMGKENEGVKIAFNALDVSRIGIAAQALGIAQGAYECALKYANEREQFGQKILGFQAIGNYLAEMRTRIEASRLLVYKAAWMKEQGMKHTMESAMAKMYASETAVWVAERAVQILGGYGYTTDFPAERFFRDSKITTIYEGTNEIQRLVIARNLLAEIGIEG, from the coding sequence ATGCAGTTCGGATACACGGAAGATCAGCAAATGGTTCGCGAAACGGTGCGCCAGTTCGCGGAAACCGAGCTTTTGCCCGGCGCTACTGCGCGCGACAAAAGCAAGGAATTTCCATGGGACGCTTGGAACAAATGGCGAGAGCTCGGATTCACTGGGATGACCATTCCGGAGCAGTACGGCGGGCAGCCGCTCGACGACATTTCGGAAAGCATTGTGATAGAAGAGCTCTCCCGTTGCGACGCGTCGTTCGCGGTATGCATGGCGGTGCACGCGGGGCTGACCGGCAAAACGATTGTCAACTGGGGCAGCGAAGAGCAAAAACAAAAGTACTTGCCGAAGATGGCAAGCGGCGAATGGATTGCATGCTACAGCCTTTCCGAAGCCGGAAGCGGCTCGGATGCGGCCAGCCTCAAATGCCGCGCCGACAAGCAAGGCGACAAATACATAATCAACGGAACCAAGCTTTGGGTTACGAACGGGAAAATCGCGGACCTGGTTGTTTTGTTCGCGCGTACGGATCAAAGCGCGAAGCCCGCAAAAGGCATCAGCTGTTTTTTGGTTGAAAAAAACACACCCGGGATTACAGTTTCGAAGACCGAGGACAAGCTTGGCATCCGCGCAAGCGACACCGCGGAGATGGTGTATGAAAACGTGGAAGTCCCGGCCGAAAACCTGATGGGCAAGGAAAACGAAGGCGTCAAAATCGCCTTCAATGCACTGGACGTTTCGCGTATCGGGATCGCGGCGCAGGCTCTCGGCATCGCGCAGGGCGCGTACGAGTGCGCGCTGAAGTACGCGAACGAGCGCGAGCAGTTCGGCCAGAAGATCCTGGGCTTCCAGGCCATCGGCAATTACCTTGCGGAGATGCGCACGCGCATCGAGGCCTCCCGGCTGCTCGTATACAAGGCGGCTTGGATGAAAGAGCAGGGGATGAAGCACACGATGGAAAGCGCGATGGCCAAGATGTACGCAAGCGAGACGGCGGTATGGGTGGCCGAGCGCGCCGTGCAGATCCTGGGCGGCTACGGGTACACGACCGATTTTCCCGCCGAGCGCTTCTTCCGCGACAGCAAGATCACGACGATTTACGAAGGCACGAACGAAATCCAGCGCCTCGTGATCGCGCGCAACCTGCTTGCCGAGATCGGGATTGAGGGGTAG